From one Micromonospora siamensis genomic stretch:
- a CDS encoding FtsW/RodA/SpoVE family cell cycle protein: MAALRGLLARPLASYYLLLSSGGLLLVIGLTMVFSATSVVDYAKDGDASASLAKQTIFALIGVVAFWACQRLPARTYRALGRPALATAIALLLVLNLLLAYARLTGQEDGVIGPLRAHLNWLYLGPVQLQPSELAKFALVLWGARVIARKGAALGWWKELATPMFPVMGLLAVLVGYNDLGTMLCLLAIVVGLLWAAGVRTQIFAVLSAVGVAGIGLLIAAASLGAGSGERDATNYRFARLTSFLEDPAKCKLTSCWQIYQGRLAIEHGGWFGVGLGKSSLKWDWLPEAHNDFIFAIIAEELGVVGCTVVLVLFAVLAYSGLRIARRVEDPFRRLAAAAVTTWLVSQAAINIGGVVGLLPITGLPLPFISDGGSALVVTMAAVGMLASFARAEPDAARALHARPPARWVRLVWAPLPPLPGRRRRPAAPPPAARGSVPRARARRSDDQAAPRAARTGRAGTANERRR, from the coding sequence CTGGCCGCGCTGCGCGGTCTGCTGGCCCGGCCGCTGGCCTCGTACTATCTGCTGCTCTCCAGCGGCGGCCTGCTGCTGGTGATCGGCCTGACCATGGTCTTCTCGGCGACGTCGGTGGTGGACTACGCCAAGGACGGCGACGCCTCCGCCTCGCTGGCCAAGCAGACGATCTTCGCGCTGATCGGCGTGGTGGCCTTCTGGGCCTGCCAACGGCTGCCCGCCCGCACCTACCGGGCGCTGGGCCGCCCGGCGCTGGCCACCGCGATCGCGCTGCTGCTGGTGCTCAACCTGCTGCTGGCCTACGCCCGGCTGACCGGCCAGGAGGACGGCGTCATCGGCCCGCTGCGGGCCCACCTGAACTGGCTCTACCTCGGCCCGGTCCAGCTGCAGCCCTCCGAGCTGGCGAAGTTCGCGCTGGTGCTCTGGGGGGCCCGGGTTATCGCTCGCAAGGGCGCCGCGCTGGGCTGGTGGAAGGAGCTGGCCACCCCGATGTTCCCGGTGATGGGCCTGCTCGCCGTGCTGGTCGGCTACAACGACCTCGGCACCATGCTCTGTCTGCTGGCGATCGTGGTGGGCCTGCTCTGGGCGGCCGGGGTGCGGACGCAGATCTTCGCCGTGCTCAGCGCTGTCGGCGTCGCCGGCATCGGCCTGCTGATCGCCGCCGCCTCGCTCGGCGCCGGTTCCGGCGAGCGGGACGCCACCAACTACCGCTTCGCCCGGCTGACCTCTTTCCTGGAGGACCCGGCGAAGTGCAAGCTCACCAGCTGCTGGCAGATCTACCAGGGGCGGCTGGCCATCGAGCACGGTGGCTGGTTCGGCGTCGGCCTGGGCAAGAGCAGCCTGAAGTGGGACTGGCTGCCCGAGGCGCACAACGACTTCATCTTCGCGATCATCGCCGAGGAGTTGGGCGTGGTCGGCTGCACGGTGGTGCTGGTGCTCTTCGCCGTGCTGGCCTACAGCGGGCTGCGGATCGCCCGCCGGGTCGAGGACCCGTTCCGCCGGCTGGCCGCCGCCGCGGTCACCACCTGGCTGGTCAGCCAGGCGGCGATCAACATCGGTGGGGTGGTCGGCCTGCTGCCGATCACCGGCCTGCCGCTGCCGTTCATCTCCGACGGCGGCAGCGCCCTGGTGGTGACGATGGCCGCGGTCGGGATGCTCGCCTCGTTCGCCCGCGCGGAGCCGGACGCGGCCCGGGCCCTGCACGCCCGTCCGCCGGCCCGATGGGTCCGGCTAGTGTGGGCCCCGTTGCCGCCGCTTCCCGGCCGGCGCCGCCGACCGGCGGCACCGCCGCCGGCTGCCCGAGGGTCCGTGCCCCGGGCGCGAGCGCGGCGGTCCGACGACCAGGCCGCACCCCGCGCCGCCCGCACGGGCCGGGCGGGGACGGCGAACGAGAGGAGACGCTGA
- the mraY gene encoding phospho-N-acetylmuramoyl-pentapeptide-transferase, whose protein sequence is MRAVIVAIGVAFVVSLLCTPIAIKVFTRLKAGQPIRAEGPAMHQGKKGTPTMGGVVFILATVIAYVAGHLALTTLPDQQIAQVEPTITALVLLGLMVFSGAVGFLDDFLKVRKRHSGGLNKRGKLLGQILVGVVFGIVALYFPSTMTDAGGKTTNTETVASTTLSFIRDIPALEIGKIGSVIVIVMVVMAATNGVNLTDGLDGLATGASVMVLGAYALIAFWQYRHWCADPNYPAGEYCYTVRDPLEIALIAGAAAGACVGFLWWNTSPARIFMGDTGALGLGGLIAGMAMSTRTILLLPILGGLFVIVTMSVVIQIISFRTTGKRVFRMSPLQHHFELAGWSEVNIVVRFWIIAGIGVAIALGLFYSEFLAAVT, encoded by the coding sequence ATGAGGGCGGTCATCGTCGCCATCGGGGTGGCCTTCGTGGTCTCGCTGCTCTGCACCCCGATCGCGATCAAGGTGTTCACCCGGCTCAAGGCCGGCCAGCCGATCCGGGCCGAGGGCCCGGCGATGCACCAGGGCAAGAAGGGCACCCCGACGATGGGCGGGGTGGTGTTCATCCTGGCCACCGTCATCGCGTACGTCGCCGGCCACCTGGCCCTGACCACCCTGCCGGACCAGCAGATCGCGCAGGTCGAGCCGACCATCACGGCGCTGGTGCTGCTGGGGCTGATGGTCTTCTCCGGCGCGGTCGGTTTCCTCGACGACTTCCTCAAGGTCCGCAAGCGGCACAGCGGCGGCCTGAACAAGCGCGGCAAGCTGCTCGGCCAGATCCTGGTCGGCGTGGTCTTCGGCATCGTGGCGCTCTACTTCCCGTCCACGATGACCGACGCCGGGGGCAAGACCACCAACACCGAGACCGTGGCCAGCACCACGCTGAGCTTCATCCGGGACATCCCGGCGCTGGAGATCGGCAAGATCGGCTCGGTGATCGTCATCGTGATGGTGGTGATGGCCGCGACGAACGGCGTGAACCTCACCGACGGCCTGGACGGTCTGGCCACCGGCGCCTCGGTGATGGTGCTGGGGGCGTACGCGCTGATCGCCTTCTGGCAGTACCGGCACTGGTGCGCCGACCCGAACTACCCGGCCGGGGAGTACTGCTACACCGTCCGGGACCCGCTGGAGATCGCGTTGATCGCCGGGGCGGCCGCCGGGGCCTGCGTCGGCTTCCTCTGGTGGAACACCTCACCGGCGCGGATCTTCATGGGTGACACCGGGGCGCTCGGCCTGGGCGGGTTGATCGCCGGCATGGCGATGTCCACCCGGACCATCCTGCTGCTGCCGATCCTGGGCGGGCTCTTCGTGATCGTCACGATGTCCGTGGTGATCCAGATCATCTCGTTCCGTACGACCGGCAAACGGGTGTTCCGGATGTCCCCGTTGCAGCACCACTTCGAGTTGGCCGGCTGGAGCGAGGTCAACATCGTGGTCCGCTTCTGGATCATCGCCGGGATCGGCGTGGCGATCGCGCTGGGCCTGTTCTACAGCGAGTTCCTGGCCGCGGTCACCTGA
- a CDS encoding UDP-N-acetylmuramoyl-tripeptide--D-alanyl-D-alanine ligase — translation MIPLTLAEVAAAVDGRLVAAERDARVTGTVEFDSRKVAAGGLFVAFPGEKVDGHDYAARAVEAGAVAVLGTREVPGVPMVLVADALDAMGWLARAVVDRLPGLTVIGLTGSSGKTTTKDLIAQLTVRLGPTVAPPGSFNNELGHPYTALQATPETRYLVMEKGARGVGHVRYLCDVVPPRISVVLNVGVAHIGEFGSVEAIALAKGELVEALPADGLAVLNADDPLVDAMASRTAARVVRYGESERADVRAVDVTLDERGRPAYTLVTPEGSAPVRLGLTGRHQVSNSLAAAAVARELGMPPAEVAAALGELGLVSTRRMDVFERSDSVTVIDDSYNANPASTGVALRALASMRGRGRTVAVLGYMAELGDFEAEGHRQVGRLAAELGVDRLLVVGEPAAPIHEGATSVNDWGGESVLLTDQAAAVEVLRGELRPGDVVLVKGSRYRTWEVADALREPAAGNVAVATEGGAA, via the coding sequence ATGATCCCGCTGACGCTGGCCGAGGTCGCCGCGGCCGTCGACGGGCGGCTGGTGGCCGCCGAGCGGGACGCCCGGGTGACCGGGACGGTCGAGTTCGACTCCCGCAAGGTGGCCGCCGGTGGGCTCTTCGTCGCCTTCCCCGGGGAGAAGGTGGACGGGCACGACTACGCCGCCCGCGCCGTCGAGGCGGGCGCGGTGGCGGTGCTGGGTACCCGCGAGGTGCCCGGGGTGCCGATGGTGCTGGTCGCCGACGCGCTCGACGCGATGGGCTGGCTGGCCCGCGCGGTCGTCGACCGGCTGCCGGGGCTCACCGTGATCGGGCTGACCGGCTCGTCCGGCAAGACGACCACCAAGGACCTGATCGCCCAGCTCACCGTCCGGCTCGGCCCGACCGTGGCGCCGCCCGGCTCGTTCAACAACGAGTTGGGCCACCCGTACACGGCGTTGCAGGCCACGCCGGAGACCCGCTACCTGGTGATGGAGAAGGGCGCCCGCGGGGTGGGGCACGTCCGCTACCTGTGCGACGTGGTGCCGCCGCGGATCTCCGTGGTGCTCAACGTCGGCGTGGCGCACATCGGCGAGTTCGGCTCGGTGGAGGCGATCGCGCTGGCCAAGGGGGAGCTGGTCGAGGCGCTGCCCGCCGACGGGCTCGCGGTGCTCAACGCCGACGACCCGCTGGTGGACGCCATGGCGTCGCGTACGGCGGCCCGGGTGGTCCGCTACGGCGAGTCGGAGCGGGCCGACGTGCGCGCCGTGGACGTCACGCTGGACGAGCGGGGCCGCCCGGCGTACACCCTGGTGACGCCGGAGGGGAGCGCGCCGGTGCGGCTCGGGCTGACCGGCCGCCACCAGGTCTCCAACTCGCTGGCCGCCGCGGCGGTCGCCCGCGAGCTGGGCATGCCGCCGGCCGAGGTGGCCGCGGCGCTGGGCGAGCTGGGCCTGGTCTCCACCCGCCGGATGGATGTCTTCGAGCGTTCCGACTCGGTGACGGTGATCGACGACTCGTACAACGCGAACCCGGCGTCGACCGGCGTGGCGCTGCGGGCGCTGGCCAGCATGCGCGGTCGGGGGCGTACGGTCGCGGTGCTCGGCTACATGGCCGAACTGGGCGACTTCGAGGCCGAGGGACACCGGCAGGTCGGCCGGCTCGCGGCCGAGCTGGGGGTGGACCGGCTGCTCGTGGTGGGTGAGCCGGCGGCGCCGATCCACGAAGGCGCGACATCCGTGAACGACTGGGGAGGAGAGTCGGTGCTGCTCACCGATCAGGCGGCGGCCGTCGAGGTGCTGCGGGGCGAACTGAGGCCGGGCGACGTCGTCCTGGTGAAGGGCTCCCGGTACCGGACCTGGGAGGTGGCCGACGCGCTGCGCGAGCCGGCCGCCGGGAACGTGGCGGTCGCGACCGAGGGCGGCGCCGCATGA
- a CDS encoding UDP-N-acetylmuramoyl-L-alanyl-D-glutamate--2,6-diaminopimelate ligase produces MRSEPDDRVGSDAVPGNPRPQIVNPVRLGDLVARLRASTPATGDQPLALPPEAAEVAVTGATHASQEVRPGDLYAALPGARRHGAEFTAQAAAAGAVAVLTDHAGAAAAAEAGLPALVVPDPRAVLGLVAAAVYGDPTEGLTMIGITGTAGKTSTAYLVESGLRAAGHTTGLIGTVETRLGDLVVDSVRTTPEATDLHAMLAAARERGVTAVVMEVSSHALVMGRVGGVRFAVGGYTNFGSDHLDFHADSADYFAAKARLFDGRCGVEVLNHDDPALRPLFKPATVSYSATGDPTATWYATGVGGEGYAQRFTVHGPHGETLETGVALPGRHNVANALLAIAMLVAIGVDPATAAAGVADCGGVPGRLELVSGAAPVRGVVDYAHKANAIEAVLVALRGLSAGRLICVLGAGGDRDRGKRPVMGATAAQGADVVLVTDDNPRTEDPAAIRAEVLAGAYEAGTPARIIEAPGRRDAIAEAVRLAEPGDVVALLGKGQERGQEVGGEVLPFDDRVELAAALRARFGDLVGQR; encoded by the coding sequence GTGCGGTCGGAACCGGACGACCGGGTAGGGTCTGACGCCGTGCCCGGCAATCCACGTCCCCAGATCGTGAATCCCGTCCGGCTCGGCGACCTCGTCGCCCGGCTACGGGCCAGCACCCCGGCGACCGGCGACCAGCCGCTCGCGCTGCCGCCGGAAGCCGCCGAGGTCGCGGTCACCGGCGCCACCCACGCCAGCCAGGAGGTCCGCCCCGGCGACCTGTACGCCGCCCTGCCCGGCGCCCGTAGGCACGGCGCGGAATTCACCGCCCAGGCCGCGGCGGCCGGCGCGGTGGCCGTGCTCACCGATCACGCCGGCGCTGCCGCGGCGGCCGAGGCGGGCCTGCCGGCCTTGGTGGTGCCCGACCCGCGGGCGGTGCTCGGCCTGGTCGCCGCCGCCGTCTACGGCGACCCCACGGAGGGCCTGACGATGATCGGGATCACCGGCACCGCGGGCAAGACCTCCACCGCCTACCTCGTCGAGTCGGGGCTGCGGGCCGCCGGTCACACCACCGGGCTGATCGGCACCGTGGAGACCCGCCTCGGTGACCTGGTGGTGGACAGCGTCCGCACCACGCCGGAGGCGACCGACCTGCACGCCATGCTGGCCGCGGCCCGCGAGCGAGGGGTGACCGCGGTGGTGATGGAGGTGTCCAGCCACGCGCTGGTGATGGGCCGGGTGGGCGGCGTGCGCTTCGCCGTGGGCGGTTACACCAACTTCGGCTCCGACCACCTCGACTTCCACGCCGACTCGGCGGACTACTTCGCGGCCAAGGCGCGGCTCTTCGACGGCCGGTGCGGCGTCGAGGTGCTCAACCACGACGACCCGGCGCTGCGGCCGCTGTTCAAGCCGGCCACGGTCAGCTACTCGGCGACCGGTGACCCGACCGCCACCTGGTACGCCACCGGCGTCGGCGGCGAGGGCTACGCGCAACGGTTCACCGTGCACGGTCCGCACGGGGAGACCCTGGAGACCGGCGTGGCGCTGCCCGGCCGGCACAACGTGGCCAACGCGCTGCTGGCCATCGCCATGCTGGTGGCGATCGGGGTGGACCCGGCCACCGCGGCGGCCGGGGTGGCCGACTGCGGCGGGGTTCCCGGGCGGCTGGAACTCGTCAGCGGCGCGGCCCCGGTGCGCGGGGTGGTGGACTACGCGCACAAGGCCAACGCCATCGAGGCGGTGCTGGTCGCGTTGCGCGGCCTGAGCGCCGGCCGGCTGATCTGCGTGCTGGGCGCCGGCGGCGACCGGGACCGGGGCAAGCGGCCGGTGATGGGCGCGACCGCGGCGCAGGGGGCCGACGTGGTGCTGGTGACCGACGACAACCCGCGTACCGAGGACCCGGCGGCGATCCGGGCCGAGGTGCTGGCCGGGGCGTACGAGGCGGGCACCCCGGCGCGGATCATCGAGGCGCCCGGCCGGCGGGACGCCATCGCCGAGGCGGTCCGGCTGGCCGAACCGGGTGACGTGGTGGCGCTGCTGGGCAAGGGACAGGAACGAGGCCAGGAGGTGGGTGGCGAGGTGCTGCCGTTCGACGACCGGGTGGAGTTGGCGGCGGCGCTGCGGGCCCGTTTCGGCGACCTGGTGGGGCAGCGATGA
- a CDS encoding peptidoglycan D,D-transpeptidase FtsI family protein, whose protein sequence is MPPRSSEDPRRDATGSRRGSSSRGGRVAEPRGGEPGVGGISGARAYTPRGRTVRESNEERGRAPREEHSVERPERSTRAAGGGQRRTPRSSRAADPFRPALQVLDGGRTGQARAARRDAPAAGRGGVVRTVRARPVDDDPFDDDDLPPPPRRRPGPRAPRRPDRPAARRPSRKPRRPPKLADPNRRLRLGTLLTLALFAVIGIRLVFLQATDSPAFAGGGVTDRLSRIDLPAPRGAIYDRSGAPLAHSVEARYVSADPTLVKDPDATAKALSPLLGVPVSELAEKMRHRTGPGSRFQYLARGVPIDKAKQVAALKLRGIDLSRDERREVPGGDLAANLIGFTGEDMVGLEGLEAKYDDVLRGVDGRRLFEAGQGNLAAPIPGGYSETTPAQPGSSLELTLDADLQYQTQRMLKAQVDKVKGSVGAAVVLDVRTGEVLSQASQPTYDAADPGRSRPTDREDAATSFVVDPGSVHKAITYGAALQEGVITPQTALPLQDSIVKGDVRFKDSHPAGGRKMSIPGMLAYSSNVGTIEIGEKLGPDRLIDYQKRFGLGRPTGEGMPGEASGRLLPADKWSESSHGSVPIGHSVDATPLQMAAVYAAVANNGTYVQPHLIRATISDGKRIPAAPPATHPVLSPQNAVALRSMLEAVTTVDRATGLAAAVPGYRVAGKTGTGLRYLDGKQQPGEVGSFIGMAPAENPRYVVAVFVWGPTTGGGGTSAAPAFRDIMGFTLRHYRVPPSSEPAPKFVVYPR, encoded by the coding sequence GTGCCCCCGAGATCGTCGGAGGACCCGCGCCGGGACGCCACAGGCTCCCGGCGCGGTTCGTCGTCCCGGGGTGGCCGGGTCGCTGAGCCGCGCGGCGGTGAGCCGGGGGTCGGCGGGATCTCCGGGGCCCGCGCGTACACCCCGCGGGGCCGGACCGTGCGGGAGAGCAACGAGGAGCGTGGCCGCGCGCCGCGCGAGGAACACAGCGTCGAACGGCCGGAGCGGAGCACCCGGGCCGCGGGTGGCGGCCAGCGGCGTACGCCCCGTAGCAGCCGGGCCGCGGACCCGTTCCGCCCCGCGTTGCAGGTGCTCGACGGCGGTCGCACCGGCCAGGCCCGGGCCGCGCGCCGGGACGCCCCGGCCGCCGGCCGGGGCGGTGTGGTCCGCACCGTGCGGGCCCGTCCGGTCGACGACGATCCCTTCGACGACGACGACCTGCCGCCGCCGCCGCGCCGCCGCCCCGGCCCGCGCGCCCCGCGCCGCCCGGACCGGCCGGCGGCCCGGCGCCCGTCACGCAAGCCGCGACGCCCGCCCAAGCTGGCCGACCCGAACCGCCGGCTGCGGCTGGGCACGCTGCTCACCCTGGCCCTCTTCGCGGTCATCGGCATCCGGCTGGTCTTCCTCCAGGCGACCGACAGCCCGGCGTTCGCCGGCGGCGGGGTCACCGACCGGCTGAGCCGGATCGACCTGCCCGCCCCGCGGGGCGCGATCTACGACCGGTCCGGCGCCCCGCTGGCGCACAGCGTCGAGGCCCGGTACGTCTCCGCCGATCCCACCCTGGTCAAGGACCCCGACGCCACCGCGAAGGCGCTCTCCCCGCTGCTCGGGGTGCCCGTGTCCGAGCTGGCGGAGAAGATGCGGCACCGGACCGGCCCCGGCTCCCGGTTCCAGTACCTCGCCCGCGGGGTGCCGATCGACAAGGCCAAGCAGGTCGCCGCCCTCAAGTTGCGCGGCATCGACCTGAGCCGCGACGAGCGGCGCGAGGTGCCCGGCGGTGACCTGGCGGCCAACCTGATCGGCTTCACCGGCGAGGACATGGTCGGCCTGGAGGGGCTGGAGGCCAAGTACGACGACGTGCTGCGCGGGGTCGACGGCCGGCGGCTCTTCGAGGCCGGCCAGGGCAACCTCGCCGCGCCGATCCCCGGTGGCTACAGCGAGACCACCCCGGCCCAGCCGGGCAGCTCGCTGGAGCTGACCCTCGACGCCGACCTGCAGTACCAGACCCAGCGGATGCTCAAGGCCCAGGTGGACAAGGTCAAGGGCAGCGTCGGCGCCGCCGTGGTGCTGGACGTCCGCACCGGAGAGGTGCTCTCCCAGGCCAGCCAGCCGACGTACGACGCCGCCGATCCCGGGCGCAGCCGGCCGACCGACCGGGAGGACGCCGCCACCAGCTTCGTGGTGGACCCGGGCTCGGTGCACAAGGCGATCACCTACGGCGCGGCGCTGCAGGAGGGGGTGATCACCCCGCAGACCGCCCTGCCCCTACAGGACAGCATCGTGAAGGGCGACGTCCGGTTCAAGGACAGCCACCCCGCGGGCGGCCGCAAGATGAGCATCCCCGGCATGCTGGCCTACTCGTCCAACGTCGGCACCATCGAGATCGGGGAGAAGCTCGGCCCCGACCGGCTGATCGACTACCAGAAGCGGTTCGGACTGGGCCGGCCCACCGGGGAGGGCATGCCGGGCGAGGCCTCGGGGCGGCTGCTGCCGGCCGACAAGTGGAGCGAGTCGTCGCACGGGTCGGTGCCGATCGGGCACAGTGTGGACGCCACACCGTTGCAGATGGCCGCGGTGTACGCGGCGGTCGCCAACAACGGCACCTACGTGCAGCCGCACCTGATCCGGGCCACGATCAGCGACGGCAAGCGGATCCCGGCCGCGCCGCCGGCGACGCACCCGGTGCTCAGTCCGCAGAACGCGGTGGCGTTGCGCAGCATGCTGGAGGCGGTCACCACGGTGGACCGGGCCACCGGGCTGGCCGCCGCGGTCCCCGGTTACCGGGTGGCGGGCAAGACCGGCACCGGTCTGCGCTACCTCGACGGCAAGCAGCAGCCCGGCGAGGTCGGCTCGTTCATCGGGATGGCACCGGCGGAGAACCCCCGGTACGTGGTGGCGGTCTTCGTCTGGGGTCCCACCACGGGCGGTGGCGGCACCTCGGCCGCGCCGGCCTTCCGGGACATCATGGGCTTCACGCTGCGCCACTACCGGGTGCCGCCGAGCAGTGAGCCGGCACCGAAGTTCGTGGTCTATCCACGCTGA
- the rsmH gene encoding 16S rRNA (cytosine(1402)-N(4))-methyltransferase RsmH — MGELRGTHVPVLLERCLELLAPALGRNGRTVHVDATLGLAGHAEAVLEAHPNTVLIGLDRDTEALAHARVRLARFADRIHLEHAVYDELPEVLDRLGYPEIDGVLFDLGVSSLQLDAPDRGFAYAQDAPLDMRMDQTRGVTAEEVVNTYSHPDLARVLRVYGEEKFAGRIASAIIREREKGRITSSARLAELVRESIPAPARRTGGHPAKRTFQALRIEVNRELAALETALPAALDKLSVGGRMVVLSYHSLEDRLTKQALADRVRSKGPIDLPVELPGSGPTFRLLSRGAELPGDAEVAANPRAASVRLRAAERLDPDAEQQGRTDRERYRRRVKAMHQPGTGSTTGAEAALPATPRDGSGTDEEGEGTYER; from the coding sequence ATGGGGGAGCTTCGCGGCACGCACGTGCCGGTGCTGCTCGAGAGGTGTCTCGAGCTGCTGGCCCCCGCGCTGGGGCGCAACGGTCGGACGGTTCACGTCGACGCGACGCTGGGTCTGGCGGGGCACGCGGAAGCGGTCCTGGAGGCCCATCCGAACACGGTGCTGATCGGTCTGGACCGGGACACCGAGGCTCTCGCCCACGCGCGGGTCCGGCTGGCCCGGTTCGCCGACCGCATCCACCTGGAGCACGCCGTCTACGACGAGCTGCCCGAGGTGCTGGACCGCCTGGGTTACCCGGAGATCGACGGGGTGCTGTTCGACCTCGGCGTCTCCTCGTTGCAGCTCGACGCGCCCGACCGGGGGTTCGCGTACGCGCAGGACGCGCCCCTGGACATGCGGATGGACCAGACCCGGGGGGTGACCGCCGAGGAGGTGGTCAACACCTACTCGCATCCGGACCTGGCCCGGGTGCTGCGGGTGTACGGCGAGGAGAAGTTCGCCGGAAGGATCGCCTCGGCGATCATCCGGGAGCGCGAGAAGGGCCGGATCACGTCGTCGGCCCGGCTCGCCGAGCTGGTCAGGGAGAGCATTCCGGCGCCAGCCCGACGAACCGGGGGACACCCGGCCAAGAGAACGTTTCAGGCTTTACGGATCGAGGTAAACAGAGAACTGGCAGCGCTGGAGACGGCGCTGCCGGCCGCTCTGGACAAGCTCTCCGTGGGCGGTCGCATGGTGGTCCTGTCCTACCACTCGCTGGAGGACCGGCTCACCAAGCAGGCGCTCGCCGATCGGGTCCGCAGTAAGGGCCCGATCGACCTCCCGGTCGAGCTGCCCGGGTCGGGTCCGACGTTCCGGCTGCTCAGCCGGGGCGCCGAACTCCCCGGGGACGCGGAGGTCGCCGCCAACCCGCGGGCCGCCTCGGTGCGGCTGCGGGCGGCGGAACGGCTCGACCCGGACGCGGAACAGCAGGGGCGGACCGACCGCGAACGGTACCGCCGGCGGGTCAAGGCGATGCACCAACCGGGAACGGGGTCGACGACGGGAGCCGAGGCGGCTCTCCCGGCGACGCCGAGGGACGGCAGTGGGACGGACGAAGAGGGGGAGGGAACATATGAACGTTGA
- the mraZ gene encoding division/cell wall cluster transcriptional repressor MraZ, whose translation MFLGTHTPRLDEKGRLILPAKFRDELAGGVVITKGQERCLYVFPMPEFERIAEQLRAQPMTHKAARAYNRVFFASAHDEVPDKQGRVTIPAHLREYAALDRDLVVIGASTRVEIWDRTAWETYLAESEDDFADIEEGVLPGGL comes from the coding sequence ATGTTCCTCGGCACCCACACCCCACGCCTGGACGAAAAGGGCCGGTTGATCCTTCCGGCGAAGTTCCGGGATGAGCTGGCGGGGGGTGTCGTGATCACCAAAGGGCAGGAGCGCTGCCTCTACGTCTTCCCGATGCCCGAGTTCGAGCGCATCGCGGAGCAGTTGCGCGCGCAGCCGATGACGCACAAGGCGGCCCGGGCCTACAACCGGGTCTTCTTCGCCAGCGCGCACGACGAGGTCCCCGACAAGCAGGGCCGGGTCACCATCCCGGCCCACCTCCGGGAGTACGCCGCACTCGACCGCGATCTCGTGGTCATCGGGGCGAGCACCCGGGTGGAGATCTGGGACCGGACGGCCTGGGAGACCTACCTCGCAGAGAGCGAAGACGACTTCGCCGACATCGAGGAGGGGGTGCTGCCCGGCGGTCTGTAG
- a CDS encoding MurT ligase domain-containing protein, protein MPLRAKVASSVSRTAGALSRAAGRGDGSVIGGWIGLKIDPDLLAHLSAGRAIALVSGTNGKTTTTRLCAAAVGVLGRVATNSFGANMPTGHTSALARAGSTPYAVLEVDEHYLAQVLEATEPHVVALLNLSRDQLDRAKEVAMMAQLWRAALIRHPQLRVVANADDPMVVWAATPPADPARGAHPPHVTWFSAGQRWHDDSWVCPECGSTIQRSGEQWWCSGCPLRRPEPQWTVEDDGVIDPTGAWHKVTLQLPGKVNVGNAATALAVAAEFGVRPVDAVSRLGSVTSVAGRYAQVDRDGRNIRLLLAKNPASWLEAFDMADVAPTLLSINARDPDGLDTSWLFDVDFAPLRGRQVLITGDRAYDLAVRLDVNDVPFQHVRDFDDAVRAVPPGRLEVIANYTAFQDIRAELDRVN, encoded by the coding sequence ATGCCCCTGCGGGCGAAGGTGGCCAGCTCCGTGTCCCGGACGGCCGGGGCGCTCTCCCGGGCCGCGGGCCGGGGCGACGGCTCGGTGATCGGTGGCTGGATCGGCCTGAAGATCGACCCCGACCTGCTCGCCCACCTCTCCGCCGGCCGCGCCATCGCGCTGGTCTCCGGCACCAACGGCAAGACCACCACCACCCGGCTCTGCGCCGCGGCGGTCGGCGTGCTCGGCCGGGTGGCCACCAACTCCTTCGGCGCCAACATGCCCACCGGGCACACCTCGGCGCTGGCCCGGGCCGGCAGCACCCCGTACGCGGTGCTGGAGGTCGACGAGCACTACCTCGCGCAGGTGCTGGAGGCCACCGAGCCGCACGTGGTGGCCCTGCTGAACCTCTCCCGCGACCAGCTCGACCGGGCCAAGGAGGTCGCCATGATGGCGCAGCTCTGGCGGGCCGCGCTGATCCGGCACCCGCAGCTCCGGGTGGTCGCCAACGCCGACGACCCGATGGTGGTCTGGGCGGCCACCCCGCCGGCCGACCCGGCCCGGGGCGCGCACCCGCCGCACGTCACCTGGTTCAGCGCCGGCCAGCGCTGGCACGACGACTCCTGGGTCTGCCCCGAGTGCGGCTCCACCATCCAGCGCTCCGGCGAGCAGTGGTGGTGCAGCGGCTGCCCGCTGCGCCGGCCCGAACCGCAGTGGACCGTCGAGGACGACGGGGTGATCGACCCGACCGGCGCCTGGCACAAGGTCACCCTCCAGCTGCCCGGCAAGGTCAACGTCGGCAACGCCGCGACCGCCCTCGCGGTCGCCGCCGAGTTCGGCGTACGCCCCGTCGACGCGGTGTCCCGGCTGGGCTCGGTCACCTCGGTGGCCGGCCGCTACGCCCAGGTCGACCGGGACGGGCGCAACATCCGGCTGCTGCTGGCCAAGAACCCGGCCAGTTGGCTGGAGGCGTTCGACATGGCCGACGTGGCGCCGACCCTGCTCTCCATCAACGCCCGGGACCCCGACGGCCTGGACACCTCCTGGCTCTTCGACGTCGACTTCGCCCCGCTGCGCGGCCGGCAGGTGCTGATCACCGGTGACCGGGCGTACGACCTGGCCGTCCGGCTGGACGTCAACGACGTGCCCTTCCAGCACGTCCGCGACTTCGACGACGCGGTCCGCGCGGTGCCGCCGGGTCGCCTCGAGGTCATCGCCAACTACACCGCCTTCCAGGACATCCGAGCGGAGCTGGACCGTGTCAACTGA